The genomic region TCAGTAACCCGAATAAGGGCATAGGAATGAGAATGAAGGCGATCGCAAACAGTATTCCTACGCTCAAACTTGCTGTTCCAGATACCCATATGAGTTGGGTTAATTGGGCGATCGCGCCTCTACCTAGAAAAACTCCGGCTAGGGTTTCAGTGGCGAAGGCAAGTCCATCAATAAAGTATGCTGTCAGCGTCACCACTTGTAACAGTACTGTGTTGGTAGATAAAATCTCCGTTCCCAAGGTCGAACTAAGATTGGTAAATACGGCAAATGTGGAAACTAAAGCAAAGGTGCGGACTAGAATTTCGCCATTCAGCGCGAATGCTGCCCGTAAATCGCTGAGATTGAGAATTTGGCTGATGAATGATGCTTTTGCTGGATGCTGATGTATTTTTACAAGTGAGATTTCTCGATTGATTAAAATCAGCCCTACCAATAACATGAGGTACTGAGCGATCGCCGTTCCTAGTCCTGCTCCCGTACTTTGCCATCCCCAGCGCACGATAAACACGTAATTTAGCACCACATTAGATAGATTACCGACAGCCGAGAGCAAAAATACCTTGCCACTTTGCGATCGCCCCAAGAACCAGCCAACGAGTACAAAGTTGAGCAAGGTTGCTGGTGCGCCCCAAATGAGAGCATCGTAATATGCTTGACCGGATGCTTTGACTTCTGGTGTCGCACTCAAAAGGGTAAAGCCTAGCATTCTCAAAGGCTGTTGCAAAACTAAAATCAATAATCCCAACGAGAGTGCTATTAAGCCGTTACGTAAGCCTATAAGTATGACTCCTTCTCGATCTTCCCGCCCGATCGCTTGAGCAGTCATCCCCGTTGTTCCCATCCGTAAAAAGCCAAATGTCCAGTAGATGTAATTAAATAGGACAGTTGCTAAAGCGACTCCTGCTAGGTAACGAATTTCCGGCAAATGTCCCAAAAAGGCGACATCCACTAACCCAGCTAAGGGAACCATGAGGTTAGAGAGAATGTTAACGATCGCCAGTTGGAAGAAGTGACGCAGAAAGCTAGAACGAGATGGCAATGCTTGTAAACCCCCTGCATACATTCCCCTACTGCTTAGCAAGTCAAAGGTTAAAAGTCAAAAGTCAAAATTGTGCAACTCACTATAATGTCTTTACCTAACTACCACAGTAGACGATTCAATCAATTTCTACATCGCTATTACTAGCCAGTTCTAGAACTCCGACTGTGTTGCAACTGGGCAACCGATCTGACTCATATAAGTCAAAGATTTTGCCGGGAGAGATTTGAGACATCATACGTCAAAAGGTGTAACTTATCATCCACAATGATTTGTGTAGCTTGCATACTAGATTGAAATTAGAAACATGACGGATAGTTCTTACATTTTTCTGGCTGGTGCGAGTCGCGGTGTGGGGCAGGAAATTGCTAAATGCCTGGTACAACAGGGTTTGCAGGTAAAAGCATTGTTGCGGACAGCGGCGGCGCAAGCGGAATTAGAAGCGATGGGAATTACGGTGGTTTTTGGCGATGCGTTGAATGTTGAAGACGTAGAACGGGCAATGCTGGGAGATTCCATCTCTACAGTTATTAGTACGATTGGCGGTCTACCAAAAGATGGAGTCAGAGCCGACTATTTAGGCAATAAAAATCTCATTAATGGAGCGGTGAAAGCAGGCGTACAAAAGTTTATTTTGGTATCTTCTATCGGGAGCGGCAATAGTGTAGTAGCTATACCTCCGCAGGCTTTAGCGACTTTGAAAGATGTTTTAATCGAGAAGGAACAAGCAGAAAATTATCTTGTGGCAAGTGGTTTGACTTATACAGTCATTCGTCCTGGGGGGTTGAAATCGGAACCAGCGACGGGTAACGGTTTGCTCACGGCAGATCCGCGTATTGCGGGAACGATTCATCGCGCTGATGTGGCTCAACTGATTTGTCGTTGTTTGAATTCGGAAAAAGCGAATAATCAAATTCTCTCTGCCGTGGATCGGGAAATGCTTTATACTCCAGCTCAATTTGAGGAGTTTAGTTTGAACTAAAAGCTTTCACCCAGCCGAGGCGAATAGACAACGACAGGGCGATCGCGGCAAGGGCAAACCAGACTATACTTTCTCCAGATGAAATGCTGTAGGCTTTCAACGATCCACCGATCCTTAAAGACTTCTACAGCGTATCTGTGCAACTGTAGAACGGGACACCCTCCAACTGGCTTCACCATATGCCTCAGTCTTTTGAGCGCATCATCATATTGGCAATAATACTGCTATTAGCAGCTTGTTCCTCGTCTAACTCATCCTCTACACCCCCGCCACTAAATAAATTATCGAAGACAGCTATATTCTCAATTGCTGGGCAGCATTTACATCTGCCCCTGGTAGCTGTATCTAGGGGCGGAGCTTCAAATGCAATGGTTCTATGTACCCCAGCAACCCGCTTCTGTTCGATCCCTTTTGATGAAATTGCAAAGCAAGCTACGGAGCCACGCAAGATCGTTCCCGTCAAAGCACTTGGGATAACACTGGAGAGCTACAACTACTATATGGACACTCGCGAGAACTTATACATACCAATACCGGAGCTATGTCCAAAGCTCTCGCAAAAATGGGCGCAAATTGCTTGCGACAAGGGAGCTGGAGGGGTGTTTGCACGCAATCTGCGTAATTTTATCCTTGTTGAAGAGGAATACTTAGAGCTGTTGCAGGACAGAATTCAAGGGTACAAGGAAAACTTGGGCGATATTGTCAAGAGAATGCCTCTAACGATAAAAACACCCACACTGGTATGCAACTCCAGTGCTGGGAAACCCAGGTATGGTTTGTGCATTAGCGCCTTGAAAGTCGGAAACAACTTGGTGGTAGTTTGGGTTCTCGGACACAGCGATTCACATAAAGCCGCATTGGAACAGCAAGCCAAGACAATCCGCGCACTCGTCCAGTTCGGGTTTGCTGAGAAGGAGGATTTCGCTGCACTTGAAGCCGTTCTTCACAACGCTCACGATTGACCAGTGAGAGCGATGTAATAATAGAATTTTAACTAAAGTTTCATGACCATTGCTCAGTCTGCAAAACCATCTAGCAGTAACATTGCTGTGACACTAAAACGACTCATCGATCTTTTAGAAGAGGATGAGACAGATGAGTATGGTATTTTGCAACCGAGTCAATCGGCGTTTAAGCTAGCCATGCGATTTGTTGTGGAAGCTTACGAAGCAATGGGCGATCGCTTTCCAAAAGCATCAGCGTCTACAGATGAGAAAGGTGGGATTAGACTGACATGGAGCAAGTTAGAACCTGAATGCGAAGTCAGACTAGTTTGCCCTGCTGATGCGGAGCAACAAGCGTATCTTTACCATGAATTAGGAGACACTTACGCTGTAGAACACAATGTAACAGCATCCATCTTGGTGCAGTGGTTGGAATGGCTGAATCAAGCGTGAACCAGTTTGAGCCGTTATTAGAGGATGCCATTGTTTATCGGGCGATACTGCGGAAACAGTGGATTGATGAGGATACAGGAAGGGTGAAGGCAGATGCCTATTTTCTACGAGCCAATGAGTATGGACTTTCCGTTAATTTGGCAAGCGTGTGTTCTCCAGAGCAATGTGCTGGCTTGTTTCGCAAGTGTTACGGGGTTGCAAGTCTTGAGGTTGGTCGTGTGAGAGAAATTGGTTTAGATGTAGAACAGGATTCCACAAACCATGCGAATATAATCAGGCTACCATATCGAGAAGATAACTTAGCTGAGGCGGAACGGTTAGCGGGTCTATTGGCAAAGCGATCGCGTATTGTATGGAAACCAGAGTGAAGCGATCGCTATTTTACTTCCAAATAGATCGATCGCTCCAAACATTTTTTGTTACAGAACCGTCATTTGTCATTTTGCGATGAGGAAGATGGCGAATTTGTAATTAAGTCGATCGCTCGTTCTTTTTGCGGATCTGCGCCTTGGGCATATTCTAGAGTAAAGGGAACGAGAATATCTGGGTTAATGGGCTTGCCTTCTAGTCTATATTTACCGTCAATTATCACGTCAGCAACGGCTAAATAAAGGACGCTGCCATCTGGCATGATAAAAGGACGACCTCCTACTACTGCGCCTGCTGTAGGGGAACCGACTACAGAGCCAATTTTATAGCGCTGGAAGCCAAACGCTAGAATTTCTTTACCGCTTCTACTACCTTCATTGACAACCATCACGACTGGTTTTTTCCATTGATAGTTTGCTGTAGATGGTTGGCGATCGCGTCCTGTCATGGTAACGCTGGGACCATTGGCAGTATATATATTAAGATAATTGGGCGATGCGCCACCCCATCCATCCCGCACGTCTAAAACTAACCCATCTGCATCTTTGAGGCGACCGTACATTAAATCTTCTTCAAGTTGCTGCTGGTATTCGTCACCTGCATACGACCAAATATGTACGTAGCCAATTTTTTTCCCTTCTTTTTGAATAATTTGGGTACTGGCTTGCTGTGCCTTGAGAAACATCGTCGTAGCATCATATATCTGCGGCGTAACCTCAATTTCTTGCTGAGTTTGAGTCTTGGCATTCCGCTGAATTGCGATCGCAACTGGCTTACCAATATTTGTAAAAGATTGGATTGGTTGGTAAGGTTTGCCATTGACGCTAATAATGCGATCGCCGACTTTCAATTTGGCTTTCGCCGCCGGACTTCCTGCTAAAATGCCGCTAATAAAAGTTTTGCCTTGAATCTCTTTGGTAAAAATACCAATCCCAGGATATTCAATCTTACCTTGGGGCAAGAATTTTTTTAACTGTTTCTGTAAGTCAGGATTACGTTTAGCAAAAATACCTAAAATTTGATAATAAGCTGGTTCATCTGCGGTGTAATAGCGCGTGTGAGAAGTTCGCAACTGGGATAGCATTTGATTGACAACGGTAGCAAATTCTGGTTTCGATTTCGCTCGAACTGCTTGAGACTTATATTGCTCTCGCATCGCTTTCCAGTCCACTCCATTCAATTTAGGATCGAAAAAGTTTTCACTAACCGTTTGCCAGACGCGATCGAATACCTGTGCTTGCGGTTTTGCTAGCAGCAATGGTATTGGTGAGACAAACCAGACTAGAAACAGAGTAGAAATACTAATTAAACAGGCGATCGCCCAACGATTTAACCGAGACAGTGTGAATCTCTGCATTATGGAAGGTTGAGAATTTCGAGCAGGATCTCTAGTCTAGTGCGATCGCCACTCTTATAACTGTCACGTTCTGGAGTTGTTGTAGCTGTATTGTTCGCGTCCTTTCCGCAGGCACGCCTCCGTTGGAGACTCAGGTTAATTTAGCGCGATCGCTCCTTATTTGAGGTAGTACAAGCAATAAGTGAAGAATAAGACTTATTGTAGATTTATCCACTGATAAGGGGTATAGAATGGCTACCTTAATGGCATGGTCTAAATTACTATCTCGTAAACGACTGGGAGAAACTTTTTTAGAAGCTTGCGAGGCAGAAATTCCAACACAAAATCGAACATCATTTCAAAGAGACTTCGATCGCATTGTTTTCTCTTCTTCTTTTAGAAGATTAAAGGATAAAACACAAGTCTTTCCTCTATTTAATAACGATTACGTTCGCAACCGCCTCATTCATAGTTTAGAAGCATCTTGTGTGGGACGTTCCCTCGGCACGATTGTCGGGGAAGAAATTATTAAAAGACATAGTAACAGTTTGCGTGACTATATTGCCTCTGATTTTGGCGATATTATTGCTGCCGCTTGTCTAGCGCACGATATCGGCAATCCGCCATTTGGACATACTGGTGAAGATGCGATTCAAGAGTGGTTTAAATCGGTTCGCGCTCAGCCAGTATTACAACAGTTAAATCTACAACAACAAGCCGATCTGACCTGCTTTGAAGGTAATGCCCAAGGATTCAGAATTATAACTCAAAAAGAGAAACAAGCCGATCGCATTGGTATGCAACTTACCTATGCAACATTAGGAACTTTCATGAAGTATCCTAGAGAATCTTTGATTTCTAGCGATATTTTTCCACAATATCAAGGTAAAAGTACAGCTAAGCACGGCTTTTTTCAAGCAGAAAAAAATTTAGTCGAACAAATTGCCGCTGAAGTTGGTTTGATTCGTCGCGATGCAAACTCTGCTTGGTGGTGTAGGCATCCACTCGTATTTTTGATAGAAGCGGCTGACGATATTTGCTATCATATTGTCGATCTAGAAGATGGCTTTCGCATGGGTTATATTACTTATGAAGAAGCGGAAAACTTATTAATGGCTCTGCTTCAAGAAGATAATCTGGAGTATTTAGGCAGCGATCTATTAGACAATATTAAATATTTACGTTCTAAAGCAATACATCAATTAATTTTGGAAGTCAAGCATGTTTTCCTAGATTTCGAGTCAGACATTCTGTCAGGAGAATTTGACGCACCTTTAACATCAGTCATTCCTTCGGCAAATAGTCTTAAAGAAATTGTAGATATTACCCGGAGAAAAGTATATGAATCTTGTGAAGTTATTGAGGTTAAAGTAGCAGGCTATGAAGTTTTAGGAGGATTGTTAGAAGAATTTATTACTGCTATTAGTCAAGAGCAATTTTCTAAGAGCTATTTAATTAAAAAATTACTACCTAATTTTAAAGCAGATGATGAAAACTTAGATTTATACAAGAAAATTTTGAAAGTCACAGATTATATTTCTGGCATGACTGATTCTTATGCCGTATCAGTTTATAAAAAAATCAAAGGAATTTCTCTGCCTCGGAGCGGGAAGTAAGCCGCAACTTAGTTCTTGTTAGTAAAGTCTTGATGTATCCTCGGATAGTATGAGATCGCGCGTACTATTGAAAGAGAAATCCAGCCAACAGTAAAGGTATCAGCAACAAAGCAGAGATAATTAACAGTAAAGTACCTGGTTCGATTTTGATTTCGTTTTTATCAGGTTCGCGCATTTTGCACCTACAAGTAAACACTTATACTACTTCAGGATAAAAGATTTTTGACTGCTATTTAAAGCCCTTTTAAGTTGAGAAATGTAAACATAGCTTGCCTCAGATGAGCATGAATGAGGTTGAATTTGGTTTGGATGAGCTAACTTACAGGCAGAATATGAGGCGATCGCATGAGAAAACTGTATTTCTTAGTACCGGGAACGGGTGGGAAGTTTGCCTGTGGTGGGCTGTGGGCGGAGTTAAAAACTCTAAATCTGGCAAAACAGATTTGTGATGCAGCAGCCGTAACATATCGTCAGCGAGAAAAGGATACGCCGTTCTTACAAGATCTATTGCAAAGTAATTTGAATGCAGATGATGTCATATTTGTACTGAGTTGGGGATTTGATGTCGCCAAACTCGCTAATCAGCTCAAACAATATCATGCGATCTATCATGCCCATAGTACGAATTATGGATTTAGGCTTTCAGCCAATATTCCAATTATTACCGTCAGCCGTCATACGATGGGGTATTGGGGACAGCGATCGCCACATTCACTAATTTATTATTTGCCCAACCAAATTAGCGATGAGTTTCAAAATTATAATCGCCAGCGCGATATAGACGTTTTAGTTCAAGCACGGAAATCCTCTCAATATCTCATCCAAGAATTAATTCCTGCTTTAGAACAAAGCTGTCGCGTCGTCGTCGTGAATTCTTATGTTGAAGATATAGCAGAACTATTTAATCGGGCTAAAGTGTACCTATATGATTCAGCAGAATATTGGGCGCAACAGGGTGTAACTGAAGGTTTTGGACTACAACCTCTAGAAGCGATGGCATGTGGTTGTCAAGTTTTTTCCAGTGTAAATGGTGGTTTATCCGATTACTTAGATCCTGGTTTTAACTGCTATAAAATTGCTGGATATGCGCGGGAATTTGACGTGCAGCGGATTCTCCAAGTTATAGAACGTCCTCAATTACCTTGTCTCTCTGAGGCTATTTTAGCTGAGTATCGGACTGAGAATATCTTGAAACGCCTACAGGTCATTTTGCAAGATATTAATAACTTTTTTGACAAACGATCGTCTTACGTTCATCCAATTCGAGATTTAACCCCGACAAGAATTGCTCAGCTAAACTTACAAAGATTCATGAGTAAGTTGAGCAAAAAATATTTTAAAGCGCGATAGGAGAATGCGATCGAATGCTTACTCTGCCAAATTTTGCACCGCTGCTAATAAGTGCTGGTGTACCGATTCTGATGCAGCCACTATGAGTCCTGGTAAGCTGTAGTCCTTACAGGTGTGCAAAGGAGGGGGAACAGAACCACTATGAGTGGTGACAATACAACCAGCTTCTCTGGCAAGAAAAGCGAGTGCAGCACCATCGATGAATTTACCAGAGGCGATCGCTGCTCCAGCTATTTCACCAGTTAAAATACCGTTGAGGTTAGGAACTTGAATTTCCCGCGAGTAGGCAGTGGCTATATCTATGACTTCGTAGTCCTGTTGTTTCAATCGCGATTGAAGCGCACTCATCCCCCATCCTAAGAGAATAGTTGGTTTTGGCTGCTCGACTCGTAATGGTTTACAGGCTGCTAAATCCTGTGTCAAAGTTCCTTGGAAAGCGCCTTCGCCACGTAGCGCGTAGTAGTAGGTATTTTGGGCGGGAGAGATGGCTATGACTGCTTCAAAGTCATCCCAATTAAGAATGCTGAGAATGATTTGATAATTTGCATGTCCGTCGAGGTAGAACTGAGTCCCGTCTATGGGGTCTAGCGTCACGAGATAGTCACCCTCGCCACCCAGATCGATCGCGCGGAAATATTTTGTATTGCGCGATTGTTCGTATTCTTCTCCGTAAAAGCGGATGTGAGGAAAGTTTGCCAAAAGTGCCACTTCCACTAGATTTTGAATCGCCAGATCTGCATCGGTCAAAGCCGCAGCAAAGAAATTATCTCCTTCTCCTTTTGCAGGGAGTGCGGCAATCTTAGATTGAATCCGATCCGCGTAGGCTGTTGCTACTTGAAGATGGGGAAATAAATTTTCGACGATCGCGCGTGGACTCGGTGTCTCTGACATGAAATTCAACTGCTAGAGGACTGAGCAATATTAGCAAAACCTCAAACTCTTGGCAGCGTCTCTAGAACACAAATTGCAACGCAAATTTCCACAAATTTAATTTTTTTCCAGGCAACGAATAGCGACTAAAAGACCCCTAGCTTTATTGAGAGTTTCTTCATATTCTTTGTCTGGGTCAGAGTCGGCTACTAGACCAGCACCAGCTTGAACGCTAGCAGCACCATCACGCACAACCATAGTACGAATGGCGATCGCGCTATTTAACTGCCCTTCAAAGTCGTAATAACCATAGACCCCAGAATAAACCCCACGACGGCACGTTTCTAGTTCGTGAATAATTTCCATTGCTCGAATTTTTGGCGCACCGCTGACCGTACCAGCCGGAAAACAAGCTTTGAGCAAATCCCATGCTTTCTTATCTGGCGCGAGTTCTCCTACAACATTGCTAACAATGTGCATGACGTGGGAATAGCGCTCGATGACCATTAATTCATCAACTTTCACCGTACCGCTTTTACACGCCCGTCCCAAATCGTTACGCCCTAAGTCAACTAACATGACGTGTTCGGCAATTTCTTTCGGGTCTTGCAATAAATCTGCGGCAAAGGCTGCATCTTCCTGGGGTGTTTTTCCCCTCGGACGAGTCCCGGCAATCGGGCGCAAAGTCGCCACCATTACCCCGTTTGGATCTCGTTCTGCTTTCACCATCACTTCAGGACTAGAACCGATAATTTGCCAGTCTTGGAAGTGGAAATAAGCCATATAAGGCGAGGGGTTAATCAGCCGCAGAGAACGATATAAAGCAAACGGATCTCCCTCGTAGGTTGTCGTAAGGCGTTGGGAGAGGACGACTTGAAAAATATCGCCAGCTTTAATGTATGCCTTTGCCTTATCGACGTTGGCACAGAATTGTTCCTTGGTAATGTTACTCGTGTAATTTAAGGGGAGTCGGGAGTCGGGAGTCGGGAGTCGGGGGTCGTCTTGCTTTCTTACTTCTTCTGGCGATTGCCATTCTAAAACTGTATCCCGATGGGAAAGAGGGAGTTGGAGTTTCTCAACCATTTGACGCACGCGATCGCCTGCTTGTTGATATGCTTGCTGTAGAGACGTTACATGTAACGTCTCTACATGGCGCACGTCGGCATAGGCGATCGCCCAGATTTTGCGCTTGACTTGATCGAAAATGAGTAATTGGTCTATCTGCATCCACAAGCCATCCGGCAGGTCGCTTTCTGTTGCTGGATAAACTGGAACCCTGGGTTCGATCCAACGGATCAATTCGTATCCCCAGAACCCAAACAAACCGCCAATACCAGGGGGAAGTTGAGGTAACTTCACCGGATGATAAGGTTCTAAACACGATGCTAGGGCAGCAAACGGATCGCCCTCAATCGTGACTTGCGTACCGTCGCGATAAGTTTGAATCGTGCGATCGCCTTTTGCCGCTAAAGTCCATAGCGGATCGCACCCCAAGAAGCTATAGCGCCCAATATTTTCGCCTCCTTCGACCGATTCCAACAAAAAGCTATAAGGCTGACCCGCACACACCTTATACCAAGCAGATACAGGTGTATCTAAATCCGCTACCCATTCTTGGTAAACCGGAATGAAGTTACCTTGTGTCGCTAACTGCTGAAATTGAGCAAAATCGGGAAAGACCATGATTGTAAGTCGTAAGTCGTAAGCCGTAAGTCGTAAGAATGTAGGGTGGGCAATGCCCACCCCACTCAGAAAGTTTTATATTATTGCCTTTTTTATCAACAAAAAACAGAGACTAGAAACTAAAAACTAGAAATCGTAATGTCCCTAGCCCCTAGTCTCCAGTCCCTAGCCCCGATTAGGGTGCGTCGTATGGCTGTACGCCGCTGAACTTCAACTTGGCTGGGCTGGGGTTGCTGCCAATGTTGCGATCGACGTAACGTACTTTTGGACGACCTTGGTTGACTTTTTCTGGGAAGACACCATCAGCTGGATGAATCATCTGAGTTTCCCCATTAGGATAAACTCGATAGATTTTGTAGTCGTTAATTTTGAATTTCGCCCGCAGTTGTTGCCCGCCCAAAGCGATACCATACTCTTTGCGAGCAATTTCTAGCTTATTTTTGCCCTGCCGCATGATGGCTGAACCACCTGTTGGCATTTCAAAAACTTGCTCCTTGGGGCTAGTCCAAGTGATAACGTATTTTTCTTCTCTTTCTGCTTTGGTCAGCAAGCCACCAGTGCCGCCACCAAATATAGGTGTTTGTCCCTCAAGTGTTTCTGCCATAGATTTCTCTCTCAAGGTTTTTAGGGCATCCTATCACTGAGATAGCGTCTATTTAGCCAGTATGTAAGGAACTGTAACAGTTTGTCAGGGAGTAGGGAGCAGGAGGCAGGGGGCAGAGGAGCAGAGGAGCAACTTACGACTTACGATTTACCATCAACTATTCCACAGTCGGAACTGTAAAGTGAAACGTACTCCCTTTGTCTTTTCCTGCTGATTCTGCCCAGATTTTCCCGTTCCAGCTATTGACAATTTGACGACAAATTGCTAAGCCTAAACCCGTACCTCCTGCGGTGCGACGGAGCGCGCCTTCTTCTTGGTAGAAGCGATCGAAAACAATTTCGAGCCGATTGGGTTCAATACCGCGTCCGGTGTCGGAAACGGTGACTTCTAGCGTCGTGCCACCGTTGGTACGTGCGGCGATCGCGATCTGTCCTGTGGGAGGCGTAAACTTGCAGGCGTTATCCAACAGTTTAGCGATTAACTCTACCAACCAGTCTCCATCAACCCTAATTAGAGGAAGTTGGACTGGAATTGTGCTGACGATCTGCGGTAAATCGTCTGGGTTAGAACGGGTGCGGACGCGGCTGAGGGCAAGCTCGACGCACTCATCTAAGGGTAAAGTTTCAGGATGCCATTCTACCCGTCCGCTTTCTAAGTTGGAGAGGGTGAGAAAATCTTGGACTAATTTGCGCATCCGCTCGGAGTCGGTAAGGGCAGTGCTGAGCATGACTTGCCGCAATTCCAAGGGCATATCTGGCTCGGTGGCAAGGCTTTCCAAACAAACTTGGATCGTCGAGAGGGGGGTACGCAGTTCGTGTCCAGTAATCGCGATGAGGTTGCTGCGGGTGCGATCGAGCGCCTCTAATTGCTGGTTGAGGTCTTCTAGATTTGCGTAAGCTTCGGCTTGAATCAATGCTGCGCCTACCTGAGTGGCGATCGCTTCGACTAAAGAAGTTTCATCTGCCGTCCACTGGTGTGGTTGGAAACCACAATAATGAGATTCGACTATTCCCAATAACTTACCTTGGTACAACACTGGCATTAACAACCAAGAACGAATATCCAGCTGTTTTACGAGCTGTTGTAGCAGGGGTGAATCAGTCACGCGGGAGTCAGTTTGAGTATCGACAATACAGATCGATCCTTGCTGACAAGTCATTTCTTGAAATAAGGGATTTTTTTGTAAAGGCATGACTTTTCCTACCACTGAGGAAATGCCAGGTTGTAAATATTCGTGAGCGATCGCCACCCTATCATCGTTAGCTTGGGCGCGATAAATCAAGCAGCGGCAGGCAGCCAGGGCAATTCCCAATTCGCGGACTGCGACTTTCAAAATTTCTTGGGGATGTAACGGTAGTCCAGTGGCGCTACCTTTGCGAATCGCAGCGGTAATCGAGTTGATGAGGCGTTCTTTCCGTTCTTGGGCAGCAATCGAGCGGTAGGCTTTGAGTAATTTGTACTGTCCGGCTTGCAGGTACGTTACTAATCTCTGGACGAAAGGATTGGTATCGATCGCCGCAGGATCTAGCGAGGGTAAAGTAATGGGGGCAGCAGTTTTAGACTTTTTCGCTGACGATCGCCTTTGTGGAAATATACCGAAGCGATCGCGCGCGAGTTCGATTTTAGCGGCTAATTCTGGTCTGTAATGTAAAATGCGTTGAAGTAATAGCTCGGCTGCGATACAGCTAATTTGTCGCTCGGAAGTCCAGATACCTTCAAACTGGCGGGTGGGGTCCATATCCACCGCTGGCAAATGAGGTGAGGGTTTAATCTGGACTATGCTGGGGCGTTCGCGACAAATCAGGCAAGTGCTATAATTTTGCCCGATCGCGACGAGATGCCATTCTTGACTTAATGATTCTGTTGGATCGAAGGCGATCGTTTCGTAGTATTCGGAAGCATTCGTAAAATCTGTCTCCGGTGCTGCTAGTACGTAGACTTGATTCGTTTGCCGAGCAAGGCGTTTGTAGCGGTGGGCTTCTTGACGATAGAAGCGTTCCCGCTGAAAGCTAGCAATCAGCAACGGTTGGTCTGAAGTCGAGGCAAGCACTTGGTCTTCCATCGCATGGGACAAAGCCGTTAAAGAAGCTTTGAAATAAACTTGGGTTCTCAGTTGAGGTACTGCTACTAGCAGATCGCTTAGCACAGAAGTCAAATTGCTCATGACTGTGTTTGTCGATCGCGTTACCTGCGTACCATCCTGCCAGGAGAACTAGGAAGCGCGATCGCTGCTTGCTTGCATCGAGGGTTCTCTATCAACCATCCTACCGATACTGGGGACTAGGAGCTAGTAGTCAGTTAT from Chroococcidiopsis sp. SAG 2025 harbors:
- a CDS encoding S41 family peptidase, with translation MQRFTLSRLNRWAIACLISISTLFLVWFVSPIPLLLAKPQAQVFDRVWQTVSENFFDPKLNGVDWKAMREQYKSQAVRAKSKPEFATVVNQMLSQLRTSHTRYYTADEPAYYQILGIFAKRNPDLQKQLKKFLPQGKIEYPGIGIFTKEIQGKTFISGILAGSPAAKAKLKVGDRIISVNGKPYQPIQSFTNIGKPVAIAIQRNAKTQTQQEIEVTPQIYDATTMFLKAQQASTQIIQKEGKKIGYVHIWSYAGDEYQQQLEEDLMYGRLKDADGLVLDVRDGWGGASPNYLNIYTANGPSVTMTGRDRQPSTANYQWKKPVVMVVNEGSRSGKEILAFGFQRYKIGSVVGSPTAGAVVGGRPFIMPDGSVLYLAVADVIIDGKYRLEGKPINPDILVPFTLEYAQGADPQKERAIDLITNSPSSSSQNDK
- a CDS encoding inositol monophosphatase family protein; protein product: MSETPSPRAIVENLFPHLQVATAYADRIQSKIAALPAKGEGDNFFAAALTDADLAIQNLVEVALLANFPHIRFYGEEYEQSRNTKYFRAIDLGGEGDYLVTLDPIDGTQFYLDGHANYQIILSILNWDDFEAVIAISPAQNTYYYALRGEGAFQGTLTQDLAACKPLRVEQPKPTILLGWGMSALQSRLKQQDYEVIDIATAYSREIQVPNLNGILTGEIAGAAIASGKFIDGAALAFLAREAGCIVTTHSGSVPPPLHTCKDYSLPGLIVAASESVHQHLLAAVQNLAE
- a CDS encoding SDR family oxidoreductase, coding for MTDSSYIFLAGASRGVGQEIAKCLVQQGLQVKALLRTAAAQAELEAMGITVVFGDALNVEDVERAMLGDSISTVISTIGGLPKDGVRADYLGNKNLINGAVKAGVQKFILVSSIGSGNSVVAIPPQALATLKDVLIEKEQAENYLVASGLTYTVIRPGGLKSEPATGNGLLTADPRIAGTIHRADVAQLICRCLNSEKANNQILSAVDREMLYTPAQFEEFSLN
- the gntT gene encoding guanitoxin biosynthesis MATE family efflux transporter GntT, which produces MYAGGLQALPSRSSFLRHFFQLAIVNILSNLMVPLAGLVDVAFLGHLPEIRYLAGVALATVLFNYIYWTFGFLRMGTTGMTAQAIGREDREGVILIGLRNGLIALSLGLLILVLQQPLRMLGFTLLSATPEVKASGQAYYDALIWGAPATLLNFVLVGWFLGRSQSGKVFLLSAVGNLSNVVLNYVFIVRWGWQSTGAGLGTAIAQYLMLLVGLILINREISLVKIHQHPAKASFISQILNLSDLRAAFALNGEILVRTFALVSTFAVFTNLSSTLGTEILSTNTVLLQVVTLTAYFIDGLAFATETLAGVFLGRGAIAQLTQLIWVSGTASLSVGILFAIAFILIPMPLFGLLTNHSAILGRISSYVGWLLPVLGFGAIAYMLDGYFLGLTAGRILRISVLAAALLGFAPMAIAAWYFRNSHLLWLSLALFMVVRALSLAIFVPRTLKTNSIDRCQRSDPP
- a CDS encoding glycosyltransferase; protein product: MRKLYFLVPGTGGKFACGGLWAELKTLNLAKQICDAAAVTYRQREKDTPFLQDLLQSNLNADDVIFVLSWGFDVAKLANQLKQYHAIYHAHSTNYGFRLSANIPIITVSRHTMGYWGQRSPHSLIYYLPNQISDEFQNYNRQRDIDVLVQARKSSQYLIQELIPALEQSCRVVVVNSYVEDIAELFNRAKVYLYDSAEYWAQQGVTEGFGLQPLEAMACGCQVFSSVNGGLSDYLDPGFNCYKIAGYAREFDVQRILQVIERPQLPCLSEAILAEYRTENILKRLQVILQDINNFFDKRSSYVHPIRDLTPTRIAQLNLQRFMSKLSKKYFKAR
- a CDS encoding deoxyguanosinetriphosphate triphosphohydrolase — encoded protein: MAWSKLLSRKRLGETFLEACEAEIPTQNRTSFQRDFDRIVFSSSFRRLKDKTQVFPLFNNDYVRNRLIHSLEASCVGRSLGTIVGEEIIKRHSNSLRDYIASDFGDIIAAACLAHDIGNPPFGHTGEDAIQEWFKSVRAQPVLQQLNLQQQADLTCFEGNAQGFRIITQKEKQADRIGMQLTYATLGTFMKYPRESLISSDIFPQYQGKSTAKHGFFQAEKNLVEQIAAEVGLIRRDANSAWWCRHPLVFLIEAADDICYHIVDLEDGFRMGYITYEEAENLLMALLQEDNLEYLGSDLLDNIKYLRSKAIHQLILEVKHVFLDFESDILSGEFDAPLTSVIPSANSLKEIVDITRRKVYESCEVIEVKVAGYEVLGGLLEEFITAISQEQFSKSYLIKKLLPNFKADDENLDLYKKILKVTDYISGMTDSYAVSVYKKIKGISLPRSGK